One stretch of Streptomyces sp. MMBL 11-1 DNA includes these proteins:
- a CDS encoding aldo/keto reductase, with protein MYLPSADRYSAMPYRRTGRSGLLLPALSLGLWHNFGGDRTPEEQGRILRRAFDLGITHFDLANNYGPPPGSAELTLGRALATDFAHLRDEIVISTKAGYHMWDGPYGEWGSRKYLRSSLDQSLKRLGVGYVDIFYSHRPDPETPLEETMGALDAAVRQGKALYVGLSNYSAAQTREATAILKDLGTPLLIHQPRYSMLDRRIEDDGLPDLLDELGVGSIAYSPLEQGILTDRYLNGIPAGSRAAGASPFLTPDAVTPQLVDRLRALDALAKERGQSLAQLALAWVLRGGRLTSAVVGASSVAQLENSVEAARNLEFTEDELSRIEELLRDAKTG; from the coding sequence ATGTACCTGCCGTCCGCCGACCGCTACTCCGCCATGCCCTACCGGCGCACCGGCCGCAGCGGTCTGCTGCTGCCCGCGCTCTCCCTCGGCCTCTGGCACAACTTCGGAGGCGACAGGACGCCCGAGGAACAGGGCCGCATCCTGCGCCGCGCCTTCGACCTCGGCATCACCCACTTCGACCTGGCCAACAACTACGGCCCGCCGCCCGGATCCGCCGAACTCACCCTGGGCCGCGCCCTGGCGACCGACTTCGCCCACCTGCGCGACGAGATCGTCATCTCCACCAAGGCCGGCTACCACATGTGGGACGGGCCGTACGGGGAGTGGGGCTCCCGCAAGTACCTGCGCTCCTCCCTCGACCAGAGCCTGAAGCGCCTCGGCGTCGGTTACGTCGACATCTTCTACTCCCACCGGCCCGACCCCGAGACCCCCCTCGAAGAGACGATGGGCGCACTCGACGCCGCCGTACGGCAGGGCAAAGCCCTCTACGTCGGCCTGTCCAACTACTCCGCCGCGCAGACCCGTGAGGCCACCGCGATCCTGAAGGACCTCGGAACTCCGCTCCTCATCCACCAGCCCCGCTACTCGATGCTCGACCGCCGCATCGAGGACGACGGGCTGCCGGACCTCCTCGACGAGCTGGGCGTCGGGTCCATCGCCTACTCGCCGCTGGAGCAGGGCATCCTGACCGACCGCTATCTGAACGGCATCCCGGCCGGCTCCCGGGCCGCCGGCGCGAGCCCCTTCCTGACGCCCGACGCCGTCACCCCGCAGCTGGTGGACCGGCTGCGCGCGCTGGACGCGCTGGCGAAGGAGCGCGGTCAGTCGCTCGCGCAGCTGGCCCTGGCCTGGGTGCTGCGCGGTGGCCGTCTCACCTCCGCCGTGGTCGGCGCGAGCAGCGTCGCCCAGCTGGAGAACAGTGTCGAGGCCGCCCGGAACCTGGAGTTCACCGAGGACGAGCTGTCCCGGATCGAGGAGCTGCTGCGGGACGCGAAGACGGGCTGA
- a CDS encoding M55 family metallopeptidase, with protein MKILISADMEGATGVTWPADVLPGTPQWERCRSMFTSDVNAAALGFLDGGADEVLVNEAHWSMRNLLLERMDERVQMLTGKHKSLSMVEGIQHGDVDAVAFVGYHTGAGTEGVLAHTYLANSITGVWLNGVRASEGLLNAHVAAEYGVPVVLVTGDDLTCVDAQGYAPDARKVAVKDYVSRYAAVCRTPARTAADIRAAAKTACALAGRREPVTGSSFTVELEFDAEHLAAAATVVPGVAASGERRVAYTSATMYEGIRTFKAVTTIVSAAVEEQYG; from the coding sequence ATGAAGATCCTCATCAGCGCGGACATGGAAGGCGCCACCGGAGTGACCTGGCCGGCCGACGTGCTGCCGGGGACGCCGCAGTGGGAGCGCTGCCGGTCGATGTTCACCTCGGACGTGAACGCGGCCGCGCTCGGCTTCCTGGACGGCGGTGCCGACGAGGTCCTGGTCAACGAGGCCCACTGGTCGATGCGCAACCTGCTGCTGGAGCGCATGGACGAACGGGTCCAGATGCTCACCGGCAAGCACAAGTCGCTGTCCATGGTGGAAGGCATCCAGCACGGTGACGTGGACGCGGTGGCCTTCGTCGGCTACCACACCGGAGCCGGTACGGAGGGCGTCCTCGCCCACACCTACCTCGCCAACTCCATCACCGGCGTCTGGCTGAACGGCGTCCGCGCGAGCGAGGGGCTGCTCAACGCGCACGTCGCCGCCGAGTACGGCGTGCCCGTCGTGCTCGTCACCGGAGACGATCTGACCTGCGTGGACGCCCAGGGATACGCCCCCGACGCCCGGAAGGTCGCCGTCAAGGACTACGTGTCCCGCTACGCCGCGGTGTGCCGCACCCCCGCCCGTACCGCCGCCGACATCAGGGCGGCGGCGAAGACGGCCTGCGCCCTCGCGGGCCGGCGGGAGCCCGTCACCGGTTCCTCGTTCACCGTGGAGCTGGAGTTCGACGCCGAACATCTGGCGGCCGCGGCGACCGTGGTCCCCGGCGTGGCGGCGAGCGGGGAGAGGCGCGTGGCGTACACCAGCGCGACGATGTACGAAGGAATTCGCACGTTCAAGGCGGTGACGACGATCGTGTCGGCCGCTGTGGAGGAACAGTATGGCTGA